One window from the genome of Halictus rubicundus isolate RS-2024b chromosome 7, iyHalRubi1_principal, whole genome shotgun sequence encodes:
- the Nsd gene encoding nuclear receptor binding SET domain protein isoform X3, with product MSSINSVNSKVDVITESRFDDCSNNLDATRNDLEYDKKDFNTKTNTTSSGKSRYGRTIKPKSPKNVVDDSPKSSKMPKARKYRNLSNSSNDSMDENNAMNDMGDTSDSSSLSISLSTVDEHSPKVIDPPVQCSWTLGQLAWARVGNFPFWPCVVTLDPILMVYHRLKATARSQILMIHVRYFGDKGRHSWVSSNSMIPFTNFADFKKLSESMTPEVKKRDAKYAAAFVVKPGIKFKWESAIEEAMEVQPMSNEDRANIFKPTEKNTKSRSPKSTVIDEKDKANKRQYSNDSSEPDIKRVKQENVYGIEKSQYKTDGTTSEAQKFTENGKSNSRLDSDTPPLSLLSQRDSNDQVSIIQKVEFKAEEDVDGVFDVYYERNRDMLEDEYPDASEEEIKKYLQKTWNSMNASFRKKYRTYVTSDTSNAHVKENLSNQEDLSLDMESNTKDIRKSKIKVEKEEMTVVETKRSRPYNLFKGMKQEKVCQICEKTGKLTRCKGPCYSYFHLPCVKPGESSPEHSIDESTMDDKILDDVKQVKQNSVDEDQNSGKTDEQEDELFKCIDCLSGVAPACFICNEREGDRIRCTVMACGKHYHSSCLRSWPQSHWQGGRLTCPYHMCHTCSSDNPQDSHARTPNEKLARCVRCPSSYHTSTSCLPAGSVILTGSQIVCPKHYQAPHPPVNAAWCFLCTRGGSLICCDTCPTSFHLECLGIDAPDGAFICEDCETGRLPLYGEIVWVKLGNYRWWPSRICYPYQIPENIEAIPHSPGKFCVMFLGSNNYYWVHRGRAFLYQDGDANIKPSIGKKNNRNDTYRKALEEASNIHQRLKIERAAAKDHGPRGLKPPPYVKLKVNKPVGNVKPAEVESIVACDCDAEWEIPCAPGTDCLNRILLVECSPGVCPAGLKCNNQAFVRRQYPAMEPFHTAARGWGLRSLEHIKAGQFVIEYVGEVIDEAEYKRRLHRKKELKNENFYFLTIDNNRMIDAEPKGNLSRFMNHSCSPNCETQKWTVNGDTRIGLFALCDIEPGEELTFNYNLACDGETRKPCLCGAPNCSGFIGLKVQKSQATTPSIHQKKFEKIDKIKCQRRSRKHMACWGCGQEIEKMEDYVVCDQKTCNKKYHKTCVDIDDVDSRFSCPWHHCAECGRRTSAHCSFCSSAFCQVHLEGNLFEYSEKGGFVCKLHENTDTQKSSVDDEKDYSDNDTETDREYSSTGSSSPLLTLEKPVPREPSPRVSIVEHPLPDIGSSEK from the exons ATGAGCTCTATCAACAGTGTGAACAGTAAGGTGGACGTAATTACTGAATCAAGATTCGACGACTGTAGTAATAATTTGGATGCAACGAGAAACGATTTGGAGTATGATAAAAAGGACTTCAATACCAAAACTAATACGACTTCATCAGGTAAAAGTCGTTATGGTAGAACCATAAAACCTAAATCTCCCAAAAATGTGGTTGATGATTCTCCAAAG AGTTCTAAGATGCCGAAAGctcgaaaatatagaaatttatCTAATAGTAGCAACGACAGCATGGATGAAAATAATGCAATGAATGACATGGGTGACACTAGTGATTCTTCTAGTTTAAGCATCAGTTTAAGCACTGTGGATGAGCATTCTCCAAAAGTGATTGATCCACCTGTACAATGCAGTTGGACATTGGGTCAATTAGCATGGGCTCGTGTCGGTAATTTTCCATTTTGGCCTTGTGTAGTAACATTGGATCCAATTTTAATGGTATACCATAGACTGAAAG CTACTGCCAGATCGCAGATATTAATGATACATGTTCGATACTTTGGAGATAAAGGACGTCACAGTTGGGTTTCCTCAAATTCTATGATACCATTCACTAATTTTGCTGACTTTAAAAAACTGTCAGAATCAATGACCCCAGAAGTTAAGAAGAGAGATGCAAAATATGCTGCTGCATTTGTTGTAAAGCCTGGAATTAAATTTAAATGGGAAAGCGCAATAGAAGAAGCTATGGAGGTACAACCAATGAGCAATGAAGATAGGGCTAACATTTTTAAACCAAcagagaaaaatacaaaaagcAGATCACCAAAATCAACTGTAATAGATGAGAAAGATAAAGCTAACAAAAGACAGTATTCAAATGACTCCAGCGAACCCGACATCAAACGTGTTAAGCAGGAAAAT GTATATGGAATAGAAAAATCACAATATAAAACAGATGGAACGACATCTGAAGCACAGAAGTTCACAGAGAATGGTAAAAGTAATTCTAGACTTGATTCTGATACACCTCCACTGTCTCTTCTTAGTCAACGAGATTCCAATGATCAAGTTTCCATTATACAGAAAGTGGAATTTAAGGCCGAAGAGGATGTAGACGGTGTATTCGATGTTTATTATGAACGGAACAGAGATATGTTGGAAGATGAATATCCTGATGCATCAGAAGAAGAGATAAAAAAATACTTACAAAAAACTTGGAATTCAATGAATGCTTCTTTTCGTAAAAAGTATCGGACATACGTAACGTCAGACACTTCTAACGCTCACGTCAAAGAAAATTTGTCTAATCAAGAAGATTTATCATTAGACATGGAATCCAACACAAAGGACATTAGAAAGTCCAAAATCAAAGTCGAAAAAGAAGAGATGACTGTGGTAGAAACTAAAAGAAGTAGACCATACAATCTCTTTAAAGGAATGAAGCAAGAAAAGGTTTGTCAAATATGTGAAAAAACTGGAAAGTTGACGAGATGTAAAGGACCTTGTTATTCGTATTTCCATTTACCTTGTGTAAAACCTGGCGAATCCAGCCCAGAGCATTCTATCGATGAGAGTACAATGGACGATAAGATCCTTGATGACGTGAAACAAGTTAAACAAAACAGTGTAGATGAGGACCAAAATAGCG GTAAAACTGATGAACAAGAagatgaattatttaaatgcATAGATTGTTTGTCAGGTGTAGCACCTGCTTGTTTTATATGTAACGAAAGGGAAGGTGATAGAATAAGGTGTACTGTTATGGCCTGTGGAAAACATTACCATTCATCCTGTTTAAGATCGTGGCCGCag TCTCATTGGCAAGGAGGCCGATTAACTTGTCCGTATCACATGTGTCACACATGCAGTTCGGATAATCCTCAGGATAGTCATGCAAGAACCCCAAATGAAAAGTTGGCACGATGCGTACGATGTCCTTCGTCTTACCATACATCTACCTCTTGCTTGCCTGCTGGTTCAGTGATTTTAACTGGGAGTCAAATAGTATGCCCAAAGCATTATCAAGCACCCCATCCACCAGTAAACGCAGCATGGTGCTTCCTATGTACGAGGGGTGGAAGTCTCATCTGCTGTGACACGTGTCCAACCTCATTCCATTTAGAGTGCCTGG GAATAGATGCGCCGGATGGTGCATTCATCTGTGAAGACTGTGAGACGGGCAGACTGCCTTTATACGGGGAAATTGTTTGGGTTAAACTTGGTAATTATCGGTGGTGGCCATCCCGCATTTGTTATCCATATCAAATTCCTGAAAATATAGAAGCCATACCCCACAGCCCTGGAAAATTTTGTGTGATGTTCTTAGGatcaaataattattattggGTACATAG GGGTCGTGCTTTTCTTTATCAAGATGGCGACGCAAATATAAAACCATCAATTGGtaaaaaaaataacagaaatgaTACTTATCGAAAAGCGTTGGAGGAAGCAAGTAATATTCACCAGcgtttaaaaattgaaagagcCGCTGCTAAAGATCATGGCCCCCGAGGCTTGAAACCTCCACCTTATGTTAAATTGAAa GTAAATAAACCAGTCGGTAACGTAAAACCGGCAGAAGTGGAAAGTATTGTCGCATGCGATTGCGACGCAGAATGGGAAATTCCGTGTGCGCCTGGAACTGATTGCCTAAATCGAATATTATTAGTTGAATGCAGTCCTGGTGTTTGTCCGGCTGGTCTAAAATGTAACAACCAGGCATTCGTGAGAAGACAGTATCCCGCTATGGAACCGTTTCACACTGCTGCCCGTGGATGGGGTCTTAGAAGTTTAGAACACATTAAAGCGGGGCAGTTTGTTATCGAGTATGTAGGCGAAGTTATAGACGAAGCTGAGTACAAACGACGGCTACATAGgaaaaaagaattaaagaacgagaatttttattttttaaccatAGATAATAATAGAATGATAGATGCTGAGCCAAAGGGGAATTTAAGTCGATTTATGA ATCACTCGTGTTCGCCAAACTGTGAGACTCAGAAATGGACGGTAAATGGAGATACGCGTATAGGTCTGTTTGCGTTATGCGATATAGAACCTGGTGAAGAATTaacttttaattataatttagcTTGCGACGGAGAAACTCGAAAGCCCTGCTTGTGTGGCGCACCGAATTGTAGTGGATTTATAGGTTTAAAAGTACAAAAATCGCAGGCAACAACACCGTCGATACATCAAAAGAAGTTtgagaaaattgataaaatcaAATGTCAGAGGAG ATCAAGGAAACACATGGCATGTTGGGGCTGTGGACAAGAAATTGAGAAGATGGAAGACTATGTGGTCTGCGATCAGAAAACATGTAACAAGAAGTATCATAAAACTTGTGTTGACATCGACGACGTAGACTCCAGATTCAGTTGTCCTTGGCATCATTGTGCAGAATGCGGACGTAGAACATCCGCACATTGCTCTTTCTGCAGCTCTGCTTTTTGTCAAG TGCATTTAGAgggaaatttatttgaatacaGCGAGAAGGGTGGTTTTGTTTGCAAGCTGCATGAAAACACGGACACGCAAAAATCATCCGTCGATGACGAGAAAGATTATTCAGATAACGACACCGAAACGGACAGAGAATATTCGTCTACCGGTTCCAGTAGTCCACTCTTAACATTGGAGAAACCTGTCCCACGAGAACCATCACCAAGAGTTTCCATAGTAGAG CATCCTCTCCCTGACATTGGCAGTAGTGAGAAGTAG
- the Nsd gene encoding nuclear receptor binding SET domain protein isoform X1, producing MSSINSVNSKVDVITESRFDDCSNNLDATRNDLEYDKKDFNTKTNTTSSGKSRYGRTIKPKSPKNVVDDSPKSSKMPKARKYRNLSNSSNDSMDENNAMNDMGDTSDSSSLSISLSTVDEHSPKVIDPPVQCSWTLGQLAWARVGNFPFWPCVVTLDPILMVYHRLKATARSQILMIHVRYFGDKGRHSWVSSNSMIPFTNFADFKKLSESMTPEVKKRDAKYAAAFVVKPGIKFKWESAIEEAMEVQPMSNEDRANIFKPTEKNTKSRSPKSTVIDEKDKANKRQYSNDSSEPDIKRVKQENVYGIEKSQYKTDGTTSEAQKFTENGKSNSRLDSDTPPLSLLSQRDSNDQVSIIQKVEFKAEEDVDGVFDVYYERNRDMLEDEYPDASEEEIKKYLQKTWNSMNASFRKKYRTYVTSDTSNAHVKENLSNQEDLSLDMESNTKDIRKSKIKVEKEEMTVVETKRSRPYNLFKGMKQEKVCQICEKTGKLTRCKGPCYSYFHLPCVKPGESSPEHSIDESTMDDKILDDVKQVKQNSVDEDQNSGKTDEQEDELFKCIDCLSGVAPACFICNEREGDRIRCTVMACGKHYHSSCLRSWPQSHWQGGRLTCPYHMCHTCSSDNPQDSHARTPNEKLARCVRCPSSYHTSTSCLPAGSVILTGSQIVCPKHYQAPHPPVNAAWCFLCTRGGSLICCDTCPTSFHLECLGIDAPDGAFICEDCETGRLPLYGEIVWVKLGNYRWWPSRICYPYQIPENIEAIPHSPGKFCVMFLGSNNYYWVHRGRAFLYQDGDANIKPSIGKKNNRNDTYRKALEEASNIHQRLKIERAAAKDHGPRGLKPPPYVKLKVNKPVGNVKPAEVESIVACDCDAEWEIPCAPGTDCLNRILLVECSPGVCPAGLKCNNQAFVRRQYPAMEPFHTAARGWGLRSLEHIKAGQFVIEYVGEVIDEAEYKRRLHRKKELKNENFYFLTIDNNRMIDAEPKGNLSRFMNHSCSPNCETQKWTVNGDTRIGLFALCDIEPGEELTFNYNLACDGETRKPCLCGAPNCSGFIGLKVQKSQATTPSIHQKKFEKIDKIKCQRRSRKHMACWGCGQEIEKMEDYVVCDQKTCNKKYHKTCVDIDDVDSRFSCPWHHCAECGRRTSAHCSFCSSAFCQVHLEGNLFEYSEKGGFVCKLHENTDTQKSSVDDEKDYSDNDTETDREYSSTGSSSPLLTLEKPVPREPSPRVSIVEVYPSSDESEESQKEDGEDNIQPIDLMQCEYGTKRKAFYRLSPSLRKKGNQVEELNNLTSSQLEAIIGGSLIE from the exons ATGAGCTCTATCAACAGTGTGAACAGTAAGGTGGACGTAATTACTGAATCAAGATTCGACGACTGTAGTAATAATTTGGATGCAACGAGAAACGATTTGGAGTATGATAAAAAGGACTTCAATACCAAAACTAATACGACTTCATCAGGTAAAAGTCGTTATGGTAGAACCATAAAACCTAAATCTCCCAAAAATGTGGTTGATGATTCTCCAAAG AGTTCTAAGATGCCGAAAGctcgaaaatatagaaatttatCTAATAGTAGCAACGACAGCATGGATGAAAATAATGCAATGAATGACATGGGTGACACTAGTGATTCTTCTAGTTTAAGCATCAGTTTAAGCACTGTGGATGAGCATTCTCCAAAAGTGATTGATCCACCTGTACAATGCAGTTGGACATTGGGTCAATTAGCATGGGCTCGTGTCGGTAATTTTCCATTTTGGCCTTGTGTAGTAACATTGGATCCAATTTTAATGGTATACCATAGACTGAAAG CTACTGCCAGATCGCAGATATTAATGATACATGTTCGATACTTTGGAGATAAAGGACGTCACAGTTGGGTTTCCTCAAATTCTATGATACCATTCACTAATTTTGCTGACTTTAAAAAACTGTCAGAATCAATGACCCCAGAAGTTAAGAAGAGAGATGCAAAATATGCTGCTGCATTTGTTGTAAAGCCTGGAATTAAATTTAAATGGGAAAGCGCAATAGAAGAAGCTATGGAGGTACAACCAATGAGCAATGAAGATAGGGCTAACATTTTTAAACCAAcagagaaaaatacaaaaagcAGATCACCAAAATCAACTGTAATAGATGAGAAAGATAAAGCTAACAAAAGACAGTATTCAAATGACTCCAGCGAACCCGACATCAAACGTGTTAAGCAGGAAAAT GTATATGGAATAGAAAAATCACAATATAAAACAGATGGAACGACATCTGAAGCACAGAAGTTCACAGAGAATGGTAAAAGTAATTCTAGACTTGATTCTGATACACCTCCACTGTCTCTTCTTAGTCAACGAGATTCCAATGATCAAGTTTCCATTATACAGAAAGTGGAATTTAAGGCCGAAGAGGATGTAGACGGTGTATTCGATGTTTATTATGAACGGAACAGAGATATGTTGGAAGATGAATATCCTGATGCATCAGAAGAAGAGATAAAAAAATACTTACAAAAAACTTGGAATTCAATGAATGCTTCTTTTCGTAAAAAGTATCGGACATACGTAACGTCAGACACTTCTAACGCTCACGTCAAAGAAAATTTGTCTAATCAAGAAGATTTATCATTAGACATGGAATCCAACACAAAGGACATTAGAAAGTCCAAAATCAAAGTCGAAAAAGAAGAGATGACTGTGGTAGAAACTAAAAGAAGTAGACCATACAATCTCTTTAAAGGAATGAAGCAAGAAAAGGTTTGTCAAATATGTGAAAAAACTGGAAAGTTGACGAGATGTAAAGGACCTTGTTATTCGTATTTCCATTTACCTTGTGTAAAACCTGGCGAATCCAGCCCAGAGCATTCTATCGATGAGAGTACAATGGACGATAAGATCCTTGATGACGTGAAACAAGTTAAACAAAACAGTGTAGATGAGGACCAAAATAGCG GTAAAACTGATGAACAAGAagatgaattatttaaatgcATAGATTGTTTGTCAGGTGTAGCACCTGCTTGTTTTATATGTAACGAAAGGGAAGGTGATAGAATAAGGTGTACTGTTATGGCCTGTGGAAAACATTACCATTCATCCTGTTTAAGATCGTGGCCGCag TCTCATTGGCAAGGAGGCCGATTAACTTGTCCGTATCACATGTGTCACACATGCAGTTCGGATAATCCTCAGGATAGTCATGCAAGAACCCCAAATGAAAAGTTGGCACGATGCGTACGATGTCCTTCGTCTTACCATACATCTACCTCTTGCTTGCCTGCTGGTTCAGTGATTTTAACTGGGAGTCAAATAGTATGCCCAAAGCATTATCAAGCACCCCATCCACCAGTAAACGCAGCATGGTGCTTCCTATGTACGAGGGGTGGAAGTCTCATCTGCTGTGACACGTGTCCAACCTCATTCCATTTAGAGTGCCTGG GAATAGATGCGCCGGATGGTGCATTCATCTGTGAAGACTGTGAGACGGGCAGACTGCCTTTATACGGGGAAATTGTTTGGGTTAAACTTGGTAATTATCGGTGGTGGCCATCCCGCATTTGTTATCCATATCAAATTCCTGAAAATATAGAAGCCATACCCCACAGCCCTGGAAAATTTTGTGTGATGTTCTTAGGatcaaataattattattggGTACATAG GGGTCGTGCTTTTCTTTATCAAGATGGCGACGCAAATATAAAACCATCAATTGGtaaaaaaaataacagaaatgaTACTTATCGAAAAGCGTTGGAGGAAGCAAGTAATATTCACCAGcgtttaaaaattgaaagagcCGCTGCTAAAGATCATGGCCCCCGAGGCTTGAAACCTCCACCTTATGTTAAATTGAAa GTAAATAAACCAGTCGGTAACGTAAAACCGGCAGAAGTGGAAAGTATTGTCGCATGCGATTGCGACGCAGAATGGGAAATTCCGTGTGCGCCTGGAACTGATTGCCTAAATCGAATATTATTAGTTGAATGCAGTCCTGGTGTTTGTCCGGCTGGTCTAAAATGTAACAACCAGGCATTCGTGAGAAGACAGTATCCCGCTATGGAACCGTTTCACACTGCTGCCCGTGGATGGGGTCTTAGAAGTTTAGAACACATTAAAGCGGGGCAGTTTGTTATCGAGTATGTAGGCGAAGTTATAGACGAAGCTGAGTACAAACGACGGCTACATAGgaaaaaagaattaaagaacgagaatttttattttttaaccatAGATAATAATAGAATGATAGATGCTGAGCCAAAGGGGAATTTAAGTCGATTTATGA ATCACTCGTGTTCGCCAAACTGTGAGACTCAGAAATGGACGGTAAATGGAGATACGCGTATAGGTCTGTTTGCGTTATGCGATATAGAACCTGGTGAAGAATTaacttttaattataatttagcTTGCGACGGAGAAACTCGAAAGCCCTGCTTGTGTGGCGCACCGAATTGTAGTGGATTTATAGGTTTAAAAGTACAAAAATCGCAGGCAACAACACCGTCGATACATCAAAAGAAGTTtgagaaaattgataaaatcaAATGTCAGAGGAG ATCAAGGAAACACATGGCATGTTGGGGCTGTGGACAAGAAATTGAGAAGATGGAAGACTATGTGGTCTGCGATCAGAAAACATGTAACAAGAAGTATCATAAAACTTGTGTTGACATCGACGACGTAGACTCCAGATTCAGTTGTCCTTGGCATCATTGTGCAGAATGCGGACGTAGAACATCCGCACATTGCTCTTTCTGCAGCTCTGCTTTTTGTCAAG TGCATTTAGAgggaaatttatttgaatacaGCGAGAAGGGTGGTTTTGTTTGCAAGCTGCATGAAAACACGGACACGCAAAAATCATCCGTCGATGACGAGAAAGATTATTCAGATAACGACACCGAAACGGACAGAGAATATTCGTCTACCGGTTCCAGTAGTCCACTCTTAACATTGGAGAAACCTGTCCCACGAGAACCATCACCAAGAGTTTCCATAGTAGAG GTTTATCCCAGCAGCGATGAAAGTGAAGAATCTCAAAAGGAGGACGGCGAAGATAATATTCAGCCTATCGATTTGATGCAATGTGAATACGGTACAAAAAGAAAAGCATTTTATCGATTGTCTCCGAGTCTGAGAAAGAAGGGAAATCAAGTAGAAGAATTGAATAATCTTACTTCTAGTCAACTGGAAGCCATAATCGGTGGTAGTTTAATCGAATGA